A DNA window from Akkermansiaceae bacterium contains the following coding sequences:
- the trpE gene encoding anthranilate synthase component I translates to MSSIPVEPSLEVFAGLAERGNVVPVYTQLAADFETPLSAYLKLRDSRHSFLLESAESTEKGGRWSILGSGPRAVFEARGKEITVREGSKSRSYTAPDDVLAALEREMSAYHPVTHGALPPFTGGLVGYLSYDAVRQFEPTIGPPPEDALGIPDAIFMLADTLVVFDHRLRRLQVIANAIVEESASVEEAYAAARGKIEAIVEILNRPFHVPALNGLTDYDLPEIKSNTSQEEFEKMVRDGKEFIAAGDVFQFVPSQRFETDFDRPPVDLYRALRFVNPSPYLFILELGDFALVGSSPEVHVRSINGKIDIRPIAGTRWRGKTEAEDDALAADLLADPKERAEHLMLVDLARNDVGRIAKHGAVKVDDFMIIERYSHVMHIVSNVTGELDPSHSAYDVLRATFPAGTVSGAPKIRAMQIINSLEKNKRCAYAGAVGYFGFDGSHDSCITLRTCLLKGGKAYVQAGAGVVADSDPTYEYEETRNKAKGMLRAVALAKTLGA, encoded by the coding sequence GTGAGTTCCATTCCGGTTGAACCATCGTTGGAAGTCTTCGCCGGGCTGGCGGAGCGGGGCAATGTCGTGCCCGTCTACACCCAGCTCGCCGCTGACTTTGAAACCCCGCTCTCGGCTTATCTGAAGCTGAGGGACAGCCGCCATTCTTTCCTGCTCGAAAGCGCCGAGAGCACGGAAAAGGGCGGCCGATGGTCGATCCTGGGGAGCGGACCACGCGCGGTTTTCGAAGCCCGCGGAAAGGAAATCACGGTCCGCGAGGGCTCCAAGTCCCGGAGCTACACCGCGCCGGATGATGTGCTGGCAGCGCTGGAGCGCGAAATGTCAGCCTACCATCCGGTGACGCATGGCGCCCTGCCTCCCTTCACGGGCGGTCTGGTCGGCTATCTGTCGTATGACGCCGTCCGCCAGTTCGAGCCGACCATCGGCCCTCCTCCGGAGGATGCGCTGGGCATTCCGGACGCCATTTTCATGCTGGCGGACACGCTGGTCGTGTTCGACCACCGTCTGCGCCGCCTGCAGGTCATCGCCAACGCCATCGTAGAGGAATCCGCCTCGGTGGAGGAGGCCTACGCTGCCGCCCGCGGAAAGATCGAAGCCATCGTGGAGATCCTGAACCGGCCGTTCCACGTTCCGGCGCTCAACGGCCTGACGGACTACGACCTGCCGGAAATCAAGAGCAACACCTCCCAGGAGGAGTTCGAGAAAATGGTGCGGGACGGGAAGGAATTCATCGCCGCGGGTGATGTCTTCCAGTTCGTGCCCAGCCAGAGGTTCGAGACGGACTTCGACCGCCCTCCGGTGGACCTCTACCGGGCGCTGCGTTTCGTGAACCCGTCGCCGTATTTGTTCATCCTGGAACTGGGGGACTTCGCGCTCGTCGGCAGCTCGCCGGAGGTGCATGTCCGCTCCATCAACGGGAAGATCGACATCCGCCCCATCGCCGGAACGCGCTGGAGGGGGAAAACGGAAGCGGAGGACGACGCGCTGGCGGCAGACCTGCTGGCGGACCCGAAGGAGCGGGCGGAGCACCTCATGCTGGTGGACCTCGCCCGCAACGACGTGGGCCGCATTGCGAAACACGGGGCCGTGAAGGTCGATGATTTCATGATCATCGAGCGTTACAGCCATGTGATGCACATCGTTTCCAACGTGACCGGTGAGCTGGACCCATCCCACAGCGCGTATGACGTGCTGCGGGCGACCTTTCCCGCGGGCACCGTCAGCGGCGCTCCGAAGATCCGCGCCATGCAGATCATCAACTCGCTGGAAAAGAACAAGCGCTGCGCCTACGCGGGCGCGGTCGGCTACTTCGGGTTCGATGGCTCGCATGATTCGTGCATCACCCTCCGTACCTGTCTGCTGAAAGGCGGAAAGGCCTACGTGCAGGCGGGAGCCGGTGTCGTGGCGGATTCCGATCCGACCTATGAGTATGAGGAAACCCGTAACAAGGCCAAGGGCATGCTGCGTGCCGTGGCTCTGGCGAAAACCCTCGGTGCCTAA
- a CDS encoding aminodeoxychorismate/anthranilate synthase component II, protein MLLILDNYDSFTYNLVQYFGELGAEMKIFRNDVITVDEVKALNPTRICISPGPCTPNEAGISLDLIREMGATTPILGVCLGHQSIGQVYGGDVVRADRLMHGKTSPILHEGKSVFAGMPSPFEATRYHSLIVKRDTLPDSLEITAWTEEGEIMGLKHKEYPVHGVQFHPESILTQDGKRLLENFLKL, encoded by the coding sequence ATGCTTCTGATTCTCGATAACTACGATTCCTTCACCTACAACCTCGTCCAGTACTTCGGCGAGCTGGGGGCGGAGATGAAGATCTTCCGCAACGACGTCATCACCGTGGATGAGGTGAAGGCGCTGAACCCGACGCGCATCTGCATCTCACCCGGCCCCTGCACGCCGAATGAGGCGGGCATCTCGCTGGATCTGATCCGGGAAATGGGAGCCACCACGCCGATCCTCGGCGTGTGCCTCGGCCACCAGTCCATCGGCCAGGTCTACGGCGGGGACGTCGTCCGTGCGGACCGGCTCATGCATGGCAAGACCTCACCCATCCTCCATGAGGGGAAGAGCGTCTTCGCCGGCATGCCCAGCCCGTTCGAGGCCACCCGCTACCACTCCCTCATCGTGAAACGCGACACGCTCCCGGATTCCCTGGAGATCACCGCGTGGACGGAGGAAGGGGAGATCATGGGCCTGAAGCACAAGGAATACCCAGTCCATGGCGTCCAGTTCCACCCGGAGTCCATCCTCACCCAGGACGGCAAGAGACTGCTCGAGAATTTCCTGAAGCTCTGA